The Microlunatus soli genome contains the following window.
TGAAGGTTTTCACTAAGTCCCCGGAGAGGCACATGACTGGCAGCGCGGCTCCCGCATCGGGAGTTGGGTCGCAGCGTCGTCACGCGGCGACCGGGTCCGGCGCACCCAGTGGCGGTGCGATCGAGAGCGACGTGATCGTCGTCGGTGCCGGGCCCGGCGGGTCTGCCGCGGCCACCTATCTGGCCCGCAGCGGCCTGAACGTGTCGCTGCTGGAGAAGACCAGCTTCCCGCGGGAGAAGGTCTGTGGCGACGGTCTGACCCCGCGCGGCACCAAGCAGTTGATCAAGCTCGGCATCGACATCTCGACCGAGAACGGCTGGGCGCACCAGCGTGGCCTGCGGTTCTGGGCCGGTGGCCGGCACTGGGATCTGGACTGGCCGGATCTGACCGATTGGCCGGGCTACGGCGTCACCCGGCAGCGCGCCGATTTCGATCAGCTGCTGGCCAACAATGCGGTCGCCGCCGGCGCCAAGCTGTACGAGCTGGCCAACGTGACCGAGCCGATCATCTCGCCCGACACCGACCGGATCACCGGCGTGCTCACCAAGGACGGCCGCCGGTTCACCGCGCCGCTGGTGGTCGCTGCCGACGGCAACTCCACCCGGATCAGCGTCGCGATGGGAATCAACCGACGCGAGAAGCTGCCGATGGGGGTCGCGGTCCGGACCTACTACAAGAGCCCGCTGCACGACAGCCCGTACATCGAGTCCTGGCCCGAGCTCTGGGAGGGCAAGCCGGGGGAGTCCAAGCTGCTCCCGGGGTACGGCTGGATCTTCCCGCTCGGCGACGGCACCTGCAATGTCGGCCTCGGCATCCTGAACACCTCGACCGCCTTCGGCAAGGTCGACTACAAGCAGATGCTCAAGGTGTGGATGGACAACACGCCGCCGGCCTGGGGCTTCACCGACGAGAACCGGGTCGGCCGGGTGCTCGGCGCGGCGCTGCCGATGGCGTTCAACCGGCGCCCGCACTACACCCGCGGACTGCTGCTGGTCGGCGACGCCGGCGGGATGGTCAGCCCGTTCAACGGCGAGGGCATCCCGTACGCGATGGAGTCGGCCGAGATGGCTGCCGAGGCGATCGCCGACGCGCACTTCCGCGGAGTCGGGACCCCTGCGGCGGAGAAGGTGCTGCAGGGATACCCTGCTCGATTGAACGAGGAGTGGGGCGGCTACTACACGCTCGGCCGGGTGTTCACCAAGATCATCGGGCAGCCGGCCCTGATGAAGGTGGCGGTCAAGTACGGGTTGCCGCGCAAGGTGGTCATGCAGTTCACGCTGAAGATGTTGTCGCACCTGACCGATCACCGTGACGGAGACATCTACGACCGGATCGTCAACGGACTGTCCAGGATCGCGCCGGCAACATGAAGATCACGAACGCGACCAGCCGGACACTTGACGGCCCTTCGACAAGCTCGGGGCCCTTCGACCAGCTCAGCGCCCTAGCGGGCAAGGGGAGGAAATAAGCGATGAGCCTCTACACCGGCTTTGTGATCGCGTTGATCATCGCCGCGGGCTTCGTGGCGTTGACGATCACGGCCAGCATGTTGGTCGGACCGAAGCGCTACAACCGGGCCAAGCTGGACAGCTACGAGTGCGGCATCGAGCCGACCCCGCAGCCGGCCGGCGGTGGTCGCTTCCCGGTGAAGTACTACCTGACCGCGATGCTGTTCATCGTCTTCGACATCGAGATCGTCTTCCTCTACCCGTGGGCGGTCTCGTTCGACCAGATGGGCGTCTTCGCGCTGGTCGAGATGGTGTTGTTCATCGTCACGGTGTTCGTCGCCTACTTCTACATCCTGCGACGCGGCGGGCTGGAGTGGGACTGATGAAGTTGATCACGCAGATCGTCGACACGGACAAGAGGGACTGAGGCGTCATGGGACTCGAGGAAAAGCTCCCGAGCGGGATCATGCTCACCACCGTCGAGGCGCTCGCCGGTGCGGTGCGAAGCGCATCGTTCTGGCCGGTGACCTTCGGCCTGGCCTGCTGCTCGTTCGAGATGATGACGATGGGTACGCCGCGGTTCGACTCCGCCCGCTGGGGCCAGGAGGTCTTCCGCAACAGTCCGCGGCAGGCCGACCTGATGATCGTCGCCGGCCGGGTCAGCCAGAAGATGGCGCCGATCGTCCGCCAGGTCTACGACCAGATGGCCGAGCCCAAATTCGTGCTGTCGATGGGTGTCTGCGCCTCCAGCGGCGGCATGTTCAACAACTACGCGATCGTCCAGGGCGTTGATCACATCGTCCCGGTCGACGTCTACGTTCCCGGCTGCCCGCCGCGGCCGGAGATGCTGATCGACGGCATCTTCAAGCTGCGCAAGCTGAAGGTGGAGAAGATGCCGATCGGCAGCAATGCCGAAGCGGCCGAGCAGGACAACGAACGCCTGGCGCTGGCCAAGCCGGCGACGATCGAGCAGAAGGGACTGCTGCGGTGAGTGAGAAGGACCCGAGCGACCGCAACGCCCAGCAGCCCGGCAAGGACGCCGAGCAGACCAAGGAGCAGACCCCGCCGGTGCCGCCGGACGCCGATCGCGATCCGCGGACCGGACCCGATCATCGCGACGACCTGGAGCCGATCGGCCCGGGAAGCGCCGAGCGTCCCGAGGTCCTCAAGCGGTCGCAGGGGATGTTCGGCCAGACCGGTACCCCGGACACCTCCGGCTACGGCGGGCTGCGGCAGATCACCGAGTTCCCCGGCCCGAGCCAGCGGCCGTACGGCGGTTGGTACGACGCCGCGATCGACCGGATCGCCGAGCTGATGCCCAACGTCGGATCGGTGATCACCAAGATCGTCATCGAACGCGGTGACCTCACCGTGCACGTCAGCCGAGATGAACTGTTGGCGCTGGTGAAGGTGCTGCGGGACGATGCCCAGCTGCGGTTCGAGCTGTTCAGCGGCGTGTCCGG
Protein-coding sequences here:
- a CDS encoding NuoB/complex I 20 kDa subunit family protein, producing MGLEEKLPSGIMLTTVEALAGAVRSASFWPVTFGLACCSFEMMTMGTPRFDSARWGQEVFRNSPRQADLMIVAGRVSQKMAPIVRQVYDQMAEPKFVLSMGVCASSGGMFNNYAIVQGVDHIVPVDVYVPGCPPRPEMLIDGIFKLRKLKVEKMPIGSNAEAAEQDNERLALAKPATIEQKGLLR
- a CDS encoding NADH-quinone oxidoreductase subunit C; translated protein: MSEKDPSDRNAQQPGKDAEQTKEQTPPVPPDADRDPRTGPDHRDDLEPIGPGSAERPEVLKRSQGMFGQTGTPDTSGYGGLRQITEFPGPSQRPYGGWYDAAIDRIAELMPNVGSVITKIVIERGDLTVHVSRDELLALVKVLRDDAQLRFELFSGVSGVHYPTDEGKELHAVYHLASLTHNRRIRLEVSVPEADPHLPSVVSVYPSADWHERETFDMFGMIFDGHPHLTRILMPDDWPGHPQRKDYPLGGIPVEYKGARIPSPDNRRSYN
- a CDS encoding geranylgeranyl reductase family protein, whose protein sequence is MTGSAAPASGVGSQRRHAATGSGAPSGGAIESDVIVVGAGPGGSAAATYLARSGLNVSLLEKTSFPREKVCGDGLTPRGTKQLIKLGIDISTENGWAHQRGLRFWAGGRHWDLDWPDLTDWPGYGVTRQRADFDQLLANNAVAAGAKLYELANVTEPIISPDTDRITGVLTKDGRRFTAPLVVAADGNSTRISVAMGINRREKLPMGVAVRTYYKSPLHDSPYIESWPELWEGKPGESKLLPGYGWIFPLGDGTCNVGLGILNTSTAFGKVDYKQMLKVWMDNTPPAWGFTDENRVGRVLGAALPMAFNRRPHYTRGLLLVGDAGGMVSPFNGEGIPYAMESAEMAAEAIADAHFRGVGTPAAEKVLQGYPARLNEEWGGYYTLGRVFTKIIGQPALMKVAVKYGLPRKVVMQFTLKMLSHLTDHRDGDIYDRIVNGLSRIAPAT
- a CDS encoding NADH-quinone oxidoreductase subunit A codes for the protein MSLYTGFVIALIIAAGFVALTITASMLVGPKRYNRAKLDSYECGIEPTPQPAGGGRFPVKYYLTAMLFIVFDIEIVFLYPWAVSFDQMGVFALVEMVLFIVTVFVAYFYILRRGGLEWD